CTAAGTGAttgctaaagtcccttccagttttttAAACCTCTatggttgcttttttttaaaataaatttattgtcaTGCTTTTTTACGTCTTCTACATTTTCCAATGTTTCCTCTTCCTTAAGAGTCATCTCAtagatatgattgggaatgcagactctaaacgatcactctaatgcaaatattaataacatggaaatagatcttcatcaatgacacatgtaaaacccagtggaattgttcactggctactggaggggggtgggaggaggggagggaaagaacatgaattatataaccatggaaaagtattctaaattacaaaaaaaataaaaaattaaagacccacataaaaataagaataaaaagaattattattattattattctattagaTTATAATATGATTATGTAGAACTATACCATAATATAATTATAAGgctaaaaaggaggggaaaaattcCGTGAGACAAGTGTATCTCAAAAGTCTGGCATTCTATGCAGTTTCCTAAACCCATAATAGTCTTCTACCTATAAAGGAACAGAGATGTGTTCCCCCACCACTTCTATGGAGCCAAGcctggtcattataatttcacagcattcCATTGTCATCATTTTGCTGTCGTTTTCTCCATTGAtcttgttctcctggttctgtttatgcCTCTGGGCATCAGTTTTGCAGGTGAACGTGGCTGTTTTTCTGGTCCCCAACTTTGTGTTTTGACaagccctcttttcttcccttactCTGGCCTGGGTCTCAGGTGGACTTTGAAGATGTGATAGCCGAGCCGGATGGCACGTACAGCTTTGATGGAGTCTGGAAGGTCAGCTATACTACCTACACAGTCAGCAAGTACTGGTGCTACCGTTTGATCAGCACCCTGCTGGGCTGCCCGCTGGCCCTCTTCTGGGGCTGCATCTTCGCCTTAATCTCCTTCTTCCACATCTGGACCGTGGTACCCTGCATCAAGAGCTGCCTGATTGAGATGCAGTGCATCAGCCGCGTCTTTTCCCTCTTCATACACACCTTCTGCCATCCTGTCTTTAATGCCATGGGCCAGATGTGCAGCAGCATCAAACTGGTCTTCAGAAAGGAGAACTAGATAAAGttgtgggaggaagggaaagatgagACCTGGGAGTTTGGTGGGatgaggtgggagggaggaggggatatAAAGTCACAGCTAGTTCCACAATGACGCTCCATGGggatttctatgtattttatgtttTAGAGACTTGTTGCTCTTTCTGAGAAAAGAATGtgtagagaaaggagaaatgacaAAGACATTTGGGCACACTGGTCCTCATTCTGTCCCTGTCCCCCACGCCGGGGGCCCCCAGCCAGGATGATGGTCATTTGCTCAGAGGGCAGCTACTGTATGAGTCTTGACACTCACTTGTACTGTAATCTTAAATCTTCACTGTAATGGCATGAAACCAACCTCTCAATTCCCACCTGGGGTCATTGTTTCTGGAAACCCTGGGAACCCTGTATTTTAGTGACAATATGCAATTATGATGGGCAGATTGGAATCCAATAAAGGGTTTTGGCTACGGGGGGGAGTCATTCATTGTGTTTCTGTCCAAAAGGTTAGAGCAAAGTGTCCTCCCAAAAGGTGGGTTTGGTTTCCCCGAGCGCATTCTTAGAGGAACTCAGAATATTTgacctaaaaaaaagaagattgtaaAGGAGATATAATAACTTCCAATATCTGAAAGTCTGCCATgcttcctccaaaaaaaaaaaattcagcttgttctgtttggccccataAAAAAAGTATTACCAATggatagaagttgcaaagaaacaaatttaagattagtgtaaggaaaaacttccaaatGCTTAGGGCTATCCAAAATGGGAAAAGACTGCCTTGGTAATAATGAGGTTCCCTTTACTGGGGTCTTTTAATAAAGACTGAATGCCTAATGAAGTCCTTCCCAACTCTGAAAGCATGTAAATAAACTTATAGTGCTTTGGGATCACTTCTAAAGGGTATTAAGTCATCCCAGGAATCAGAGGTGGAAAGGTTGATGGAATCTCATTAGTTCTACTAGACCAATGCAGACTTCTTTCCTCAAATTTACATCCtgggatttcttttttccctggtCATCACTTATTCCACCAGTGTGCCATCTGTCAAGTTCCTTGgaagattttttcccttctttgtttccttcccttgTTCATCCTGCCCATCCTAACGTGAGGGAAGTAATGTTCATAGGATCATTGACAgattctcagagttggaagggacagcAATAGCCATCCAGTCCAactggaagagaaaaaggagtccCCTCCATGATGCCCCTGGCAAGGGGTCACCCAGCTTTTTTGGAATCCCTTTAGTGAAAGGCATTAAGCATCCACTTGCTTCCTGATAATCCCCACCCACTAC
The window above is part of the Monodelphis domestica isolate mMonDom1 chromosome 7, mMonDom1.pri, whole genome shotgun sequence genome. Proteins encoded here:
- the CAV3 gene encoding caveolin-3 isoform X1, encoding MWGGAYFTVREYKSGNTEFTTSPKGIFSPHPKGLGPLHRKKGIIAMAEERKQKEPAALQDRLKKEIDLVNRDPRHINEDVVKVDFEDVIAEPDGTYSFDGVWKVSYTTYTVSKYWCYRLISTLLGCPLALFWGCIFALISFFHIWTVVPCIKSCLIEMQCISRVFSLFIHTFCHPVFNAMGQMCSSIKLVFRKEN
- the CAV3 gene encoding caveolin-3 isoform X2 encodes the protein MGVQYSGLGPLHRKKGIIAMAEERKQKEPAALQDRLKKEIDLVNRDPRHINEDVVKVDFEDVIAEPDGTYSFDGVWKVSYTTYTVSKYWCYRLISTLLGCPLALFWGCIFALISFFHIWTVVPCIKSCLIEMQCISRVFSLFIHTFCHPVFNAMGQMCSSIKLVFRKEN